From the Hoplias malabaricus isolate fHopMal1 chromosome 6, fHopMal1.hap1, whole genome shotgun sequence genome, the window GTTTAATATAAGCAGAATTAAACTGAGCTATGTGATTGGGAAGATGTGTGTTGGAATTACAGCGGCACAGGTTCCGTTGACATCCACATGTGAGAACCCGCAGCAATTCAGGCTcttctctatgtctctctgAGTGCTCTGAGAGTTGTTCCAGCCCACCTCCAACAGGTGAttctacacagacacacacacagatgaaaacattaaaataccAAATGATCACACCGCATCATGTTGATGTATCCATCAGCAGAGGTGTAAGACTGGCcgataaaaataataactatgACTAAGAGCAATGTAAAATTGGTCACGATGCCCAGGTGACTGCATCCATATTGctatcagaaaaaaaacattactgaGAAAACACACTACATTTACCTGCATTATTCacatagatacacacacacacacacacacacacacacaagtaaacTCTGCCATCGTCCAAAATTCAAGAACATTATTCTATAAGAACAGAAGAAACCGATGCACTGTAAAGGCCTTTTATAGGTTGGTGAAGGTGTGTATttctgaacaatcactggatgaGGAACACCTACCTGGTccaatttatcagctccactgaccacacacgaGCACTTTGTACTCCTACAatgacctgtttctctgcattctttCTCATAGtttcaatgtcactgcagcactgagaatgatcaatTGCTCAAATGATCAAACcatgctctgtgggggttctgacCATTGCAGAGCAGGGAGAAATAGGAAAAAgcaagtatgcagagaaacaggtggactacagtctgtaattgtagaactacgaaGAGTAAATACAACGTGGGTTTTTCCTAACCCGGTGTTCAGTGTATAGTGTGAGCTCTGATCATACCTGCTGCTCTTTGTTGATGGCCAAGCAGGCACTGGACACTGAGATCTGGACCACAAACACTAGGAAGAGGATAATCATGTACTAATAAACGACCGTTAAGGAAAGATAATACACAACACAGCTGAGATATTTCTGACAAATAATGCAGCTGTGTAAATTTGTGTGTTATAAAGAGAATCACAGCTATTTTGGTGGAAAAACTGCACTCTTAATATCTCACATAATACATAAGAGGAAACATCTAACCCATGCAGCTTTTGCTAATACCTGCTCACCCTGTGTGGAGACGTATCTATGTGTAGATACACATCACTATTGTGAAGGATACAAAGAACAGAAGAACTTGATGATGCTTAATGGCACCAATTAGTCCAGCCAAAGCCACGAAGAAGAGGAAGACTCCCACCCCGATGATGCCCCCGACCACCTGGAAACTCGAAACCAGTCCGAACCATTTCCCCCAGGCAGCAATACCAATCATTAACATGCTCACCATCtgcaggaagaaagagagaagggatgAAACAAAAATGAGAGGAACATCGGGAGAGGGAGCACAATAGGGGAAGGTGCAatagaggagagaaaaagagaaataggaACAAGAGATAATGATATCAggaatcacatacacacacacatatattatatatatatatatatatatatatatatatatatatattttttttttttatataggcgcagcaggtagtgttgcagtcacacagctccaggggcctggaggttgtgggttcgattcccgctccgggtgactgtctgagaggagtgtggtgtgttctccctgtgttcgtgtcggtttcctttgggtgactgtctgtgaggagtgtggtgtgttctccctgtgtccgcgtgggtttcctccggtttcctcccacaattcaaaaacacacgttggtaggtggattggcgagtcaaaagtgtctgtaggtgtgagtgtgtgagggaatgtgtgtgtgttgtgtgtgtcggtgttgccccgtgaaggactggcgccccctccagggtgtgtttccgccttgcgcccaatgattccaggtttaatataatatacatattattattattattattatatatatatttggaatcattgggcgcaaggcaggaacacaccctggagggtgtgtgtgtgtgtgtgtatatatatatatatatatatatatggtgtgGGTATTTCCTCCTGCTGTCCTTATCTCTCACCTCTtgtttctatttctctttcCCATGTCTTATTTAACAAAAATGCGACAAACCAAAACCTGAGGGAGCTGCTAAAACTAGAATTGCAAAGCAAATTGGCAACACCCCCACACCCCAATCTCTTCACTCCCTGTTACACTGGAATATATGTTTGTACTGTTGTACTGAAAAAGTTTAGAAATCTACATCTGTCCTCTTACTCATTTAggacatacatatatatatatatccccctgtttttattttatttttaaaactatataaatattAGTGTGAAAAAGGAGAACATGTGGGAACAAACTTAGTTCTTCACACTCGCTCACATTTTACTGATTTAATAATCTTTTGCCCTCAATAATCAGAGTCTAATGTTTAACTTTAAAAGAAGGAAACTCAACTTTATTACTGTCACCTCCAGCCTGAATCTGAGAGAAAACTACCAGCTATATTTTCTCAGTTAGAATCTTCCATTTAATGTAAAACCCTCTCTGCAGTGAaacattatgaataaaataaaaatattgcagATATATACAGAAAATTCATGGGTCAATTTAGATGCTACTGCTCTGTGTCTTCATAGGTTTCAAGTCCTTTGTAGGaagctgtaaaaataaagtGAATTATGAACAGATCTGAAGATGTTTTAATAACTACTGACCACATCATAATTAACAGCAAGAAAGAGTTGTAACTGAAAAGTGGTGGTTAAATGTTGCGACAgactttttttctaaataaaaataaatcattaaaaataaaatgtgtgtggtCTAAGCATTAGTTCGTTCATAAATAGATTGCTGTTGGACTCCAGGTGTTGCCTCAGCCATCTCTTAATcttcaaatataaacattaacaaaacacCGTAGTATAATTAAAATACAGGTGCTTTGCAATTATAAGTTAATTAATATcaacacagttttttttaataaataaatgaacagcaTTAATTTAAACTACAACTGAccaattaatgttttattttgtaccaGATGGACACATATCTGgatgttttcaaatgatgttaCAAAAATCAACAGCGACACTGCTTTCATAGATTTTGTTCCCcgtccctacacacacacacacacacacacacacacacacacacacacacacacacacacacacacacacacagaatacatcatttataaataatttattagaacGTTGCTATAAAACACTGCATGGAAAAAGTATAAATTGAACTGTAACCTGAGAAAAAAAGAGTTTCCCATAAACTGAGTGTGAATATTGTAATGATTGAGGGAGGTTCAGAGGAACCAGTTTGTCCTACTGCTTCAATTGGGTTAAAAAAAGAGGAGGCTGAAACCTAAATCCTAAACAATGTAATATCAGGCAGCGTGTTCATTACCACTTCATTCAAAAACTTTGTGATAAAGCTTTTTGAGGCATTAAACTCTCTGGCTCTTATCATCACCGCTGAGAACTAATCTGACTCTGGAACTTTCTTTAGAACAGAGCATTTCACTTTGTCTAGACGTCATCAATGAAATTATACAGATTTTGGAACACGTGAAACCTCCAAAAATATATTCCAAAAGTTCCTGATGTTTTCTCCACAGGTTCTAAATGTGCATGGTATATGTTTGAAAAGAGATGATGAAACATGAAGTACGATGTCTACATTGCACCACTATCATTAAATATTCTGGTCACAGAACTAAGCTCCTTCCGACCAGGTCAACAGTGGGTCTCctatcagcacacacactctgatcaAATTACAGGCTTTGAGATTTTCAAAGTGGATGCGAGTTACACGTCCTCCACAGGGAAACATCGTAAGTAAATTTACGTGCCCAACATTTTTAATCTCACTGTTTTGTACAGGCtacattttaagtttttttttttttttttaatctggtaTATggccagatctgagatggtgagaaagaggacacgtctccgggggggggggttgggtggacgactactgacgtgcagactgaccaattaaatgtttacagagaaggttatcgaccaataacggtagctctacagtcagaccgtccaatcagaagattttagggtTCTTCACcgcgcccccttctcactcaatcgaaccaatcggagtaggggagggtgggactagtttgtgaacgaaacttctcgaagttctatgtaagttctagaaaaactaaatcccggacgtttttttaagtctaaaaaagaggacatgtccgggtaaaagaggacatctggtcaccctaagtaTATTCAGTTCTGCAGGGAGCAACTGTAAAACTGTACAGAAGGTTATTATATATCCTCACTGTCCCAGGAAAAACATATctctaaaatagtaactttacaggtgaatgaaaaaaagcctttttaacttttaatggaagtcaatgtaaaaaatttgtattccaaataatttaagcatttttattggtccaaataaataaataaataaatggagatacatgtttttccattggacagcgacgacaTCTTCCCTTAAAATCATCACCTAAACACGGATGTAATGTGACCAGTCTGTAGTGTGAACACAGCGAAGGCAGAATTACAGAATGTTCTCCtgtggagagaaagaaaagacacATGAAGGAAGGAATGAGTGAGTGGGGCCTTATCAGCTCGTTACTGAAACTGGAACAAAGACAGGACGTGACTGTGGCAGGAATGAAGGAGAGAAAGGAAACGCCATGAGCCTCAGTGGACTAAAGACACAGAACCAAATCCATATCCACATCCAGCTCCAGGCTGCAACCCAAAGCTGCAGAGCATCACATACACAATACTCCTCCTAAATAATTCACAGGAGCCCAGCTCACTGAACTCAGGCCTATTGTTTACCCCCGCTGTCCCCGAGCAGGCACCTGGCCCTAAATGCCTCAGATTAAAGCTGAAATATCAGCTCCCCCTGGTTCCATATGGCTGCAGCGGTTTGCTTTGGGCTCGCACTCACCACATAGAGCAGGTTGATGGCGCACAGGCAGTTCTTGGAGCAGGTGAACCCCGAGCAACTCATGGTGGATGGTTTTCTCTCGAAAAACCCAGTCAGACACAATCACTAACGCGTCCCACAGCAACCTGCCGCTGTCAGAGTAAACCCAGCCGCTCTGAGCCCATGAATCCTTCGCCGAAATGAAAAATGTCAGACTGCACCACGCTAGGAGGGCGCGGGTTGCCAGATCCACTGTAATTACTCATTAGCCCAATTCAAGCATTAGCTTATGCataacattttctttctttctttctttctttctttctttctttctttctttctttccttgttTTACATCGAAACAATTTAACGGAAGGGAACCAACTTAAATATGAAAGAACTGCGCGGATTTTAGCGCAGAATTTATCATTGATCGGGATTAATTTCGtttgacacttttttttctaGAGTAAACAGCAATTTTTAGGTCGCACATGCCACACTtacttattttttgtttgtattattgttataataacattaataaaaatcattactattattattattggtgttgtttttgttgttaatattaataacattgtAGTTGTTTTGtccttttaattattattattaatattcatttattggacatgaaaaatatttaaaaatagtctTTTACGGTTTGTGGacgatttttttatattaaattttggAGTAAATTCTTTCTGAAATATCAGAACGTGTGACCTTTTATGCCTGCATACATATCATATATCATATATCCTTGATGTCCACTAATTGTAATATCCTAAATATTAGAACAGGTTCGGGACAGTCTGGATGTTCAGTTAAGATGTGACTAAAACATGAATATAATTTGACTTTGTTTTGTAATTTCTATGTTATCACTGATTTCATTCAATTTACGATGCTGTAGCAAACAGAGACCTCAATTAAATCAACTACAGATTTTTTCTTTTCCCAACCTGGCAACCCCGCTGGAGGAGGGAACGCCCGTGAGATGTGATTGGTCAGCTTTTCTTGCTCAGTGTTGCCAGTTGCTCTGACTCACAGGTGAGCATCCACAGAGCCAGCTCACATCACATCTCTGATACAGCACTGGCACTGGAGGACCTGTGACGTCGACAGGAGGGTGTTGGTTGGGAGGATGGAAAATAATCACAAGaggaaatacaataaaaatcagaacaggTCATACATCTGTGCCTGTGATTCCAGAGTGGCGGATTAGGATTAGACTCGGGGTCATTTTATTTGACCAAGTGTGTTTCACATAGTCCTATGAGGTATTTGTCTTGGTGAGGGACACGTGTGAAGTGTAAAAGACTGAACAACCAGTATAAGACCATATACAGTATTCATTACAAACTGTattaatgaaagaaatataaaaatataaaaaatgaatagaagaaaaataaactaaatatcaGGTGAGAAGAATGGTATTTAAACCGTTAATTTATTACAAAACGACGCACAGAGCGCAGAGAGGCAATTATAAGATATTATCATCACTAAAATGCACTGTTTCTTTGTAAGTCATTGCGTTAGGCTACAATTGATGTTAATTCTTGTTTTTTGTAACAGTGTATTCTCCAGAGTCACCACAAGAGGACAGTAGCTCATCGTGGTtgctctgtaaccgcttgtaaCACGAACAGCAAGAATCTAAGAGTTTTAATCAGTGCAGGACTGTAGGATTAGACTATTGGGCGTGGATTAAACCTAGTCATCGGACTTTCGTTTTTAGTAAAGGTTAAGTTTTGATGTGGGTCTTGTGAACTGCCTTCAAGAGCTAGGTAGATTTCAAGAAGCAAATTTTGATGTCAGGTTATATGTGCACATACCTGCCAAtgtcaaaaaagaaaatatatttaagttatgttattattttggaACCACTAATCTGTACTAAATCACTACTAATATCTAATTTAAATTATAGTAAGATATATTTAACATATACTGAGACATATGTTATTTTTGTCACTCTTTTAATacaactgaaatatatttctctgagcTGACTGCCTGCCTGAACTCTAAAGCACATTAAAATGAGCttaaatttgtaataaaatatataaaaaaaatcacaaatataaacaaacaatcatttattcattgactGCAAcctcttattcagttcagggtcgcggtaggtccggAACCTAcatgaaatcattgggcacaaagtgggaacacaccctggagggggtggaccgtggaaggaaaccagagcacccggaggaaacccacacagacacagggagaacacaccacactcctcacagacagtcacccggaggaaacccacacagacacagggagaacacaccacactcctcacagacagtcacccggaggaaacccacgcagacacagggagaacacaccacattcctcacagacagtcacctggaggaaacccacgcagacacagggagaacacaccacactcctcacagacagtcacccggaggaaacccacacagacacagggagaacacaccacactcctcacagacagtcacccggaggaaacccacgcagacacagggagaacacaccacattcctcacagacagtcacccggaggaaacccacgcagacacagggagaacacaccacattcctcacagacagtcacccggaggaaacccacgcggacacagggagaacacaccacactcctcacagacagtcacccggaggaaacccacgcagacacagggagaacacaccacactcctcacagacagtcacccggaggaaacccgcacagacacagggagaacacaccacactcctcacagacagtcacccggaggaaacccacacagacacagggagaacacaccacactcctcacagacagtcacccggaggaaacccatgcagacacagggagaacacaccacattcctcacagacagtcacccggaggaaacccacgcagacacagggagaacacaccacactcctcacagacagtcacccggaggaaacccacgcagacacagggagaacacaccacactcctcacagacagtcacccggaggaaacccatgcagacacagggagaactcaccacattcctcacagacagtcacccggaggaaacccacacagacacagggagaacacaccacattcctcacagacagtcacccggaggaaacccacgcagacacagggagaacacaccacactcctcacagacagtcacccggaggaaacccacacagacacagggagaacacaccacactcctcacagacagtcacccggaggaaacccacacagacacagggagaacacaccacactcctcacagacagtcacccggaggaaacccacgcagacacagggagaacacaccacactcctcacagacagtcacccggaggaaacccacgcagacacagggagaacacaccacactcctcacagacagtcacccggaggaaacccacgcagacacagggagaacacaccacattcctcacagacagtcacccggaggaaacccacgcagacacagggagaa encodes:
- the tspan13b gene encoding tetraspanin-13b; translation: MSCSGFTCSKNCLCAINLLYVMVSMLMIGIAAWGKWFGLVSSFQVVGGIIGVGVFLFFVALAGLIGAIKHHQVLLFFYMIILFLVFVVQISVSSACLAINKEQQNHLLEVGWNNSQSTQRDIEKSLNCCGFSHVDVNGTCAAACFSHGKCGTCAAKIQEHAGEVLRFVGGIGLFFSFTEILGVWLTYRYRNQKDPRANPSAFL